TTCTTCCTAACCATCTAGATCTTCCAGCTTTACCTATTTTAATATTTTTTTGATCTGGATTACTTAAAACACCAATCGTCGCTAGAGATCTCGAGTCAATTTTTCTTACTTCGCCAGAAGCTAATTTTATCAGACTGTAATTACCATCTAATCCACTAATCGTGACAGATGTCCCAGCTGATCTTGCAATTTTACCACCACCACCTGGTTGTATTTCAACATTATGAATATCTATGCCAACAGGAATATCTTGTAATGGCATACAATTACCAACTTTTATCTCTTTTTTTGAGCCGTTTTCAACTTTGTCACCAACTTTAATTTTTTGTGGAGCCAAGTAATAAGCATGAGAATTATCCTCAAATTTAACTAACATTATGTAACAAGATCTATTTGGATCATATTCAATTCTTTCGACCGTAGCAGGAGAATCAAATTTTTTTCGATAAAAATCTACATGTCTATACATCTTTTTGTGACCACCAGCTCGGTTTATGGAAGTTATATGGCCATTATTATTTCTTCCTTTCATTGAATTTTTTGGTGAAACCAGTGACTTGAATGGTTTTCCTTTCCAAAGACCCACTCTATCAACAAGAATTGTTCCTCTTGTAGATTTTGTATACGGTTTAAAAGTTTTGAGTGCCATTTAAATTCCTGTAGTTAGATCAATACTTTGACCCTTTTTAAGGGTGATTATTGCTTTTTTAAAACCAGAGACTTTCACTTTTCTCCCTCTGGTAAATTTTGTTCTATTCTGTTTGTTTATGATATTAATTTTTGTAACATTTACTTTGAAAATTTTTTCAATGTTATTTTTAAGATTTTTTTTATTAGCACTATTACGCACTTTAAAAACTATTTTATTTTCTCCAGATAAATTGGTAGATTTTTCTGTAAGTAAAGGTGACAAAATTTTGTCATATAAATGAATCTTTTCTATTTTAGGCATATCTTTTCTCCAATTCTTTTATAGAGCTTTCAGTAAAAACTACCTTCTTAAATTTTATAATATCAAAAGCACTAAAATGATTTATGTCTGTAACTTTAATATTTGGAATATTCCTAATTGATTTTTCAACTTTTTCCTTTGAGGATTTATCAAGAATAATTAAAGAGTTTGTGATTTCAAACTTTTTAAGAATTAAATTCATTTCTTTAGTTTTTTTTATTGGGTTATTGAAATCATTAAGTACTAGTAAATTTTTATTTTTAGTTTTTTCACTTATTAGTGACGCAATACTTTGTCTTTTTTCACTCTTGTTTAATTTTCTAGTTTTATAAGCTAGTTGTCCTTTTGGTCCATGTGCTATACCACCCCCAACAAATATTGGTGCTTTTCTACTAGCATGTCTTGCGTTACCAGTTCCTTTCTGCGCATAAATTTTTGATGTAGGTCCCGCAACTTCATTCTGTTGCTTTGTTTTTGCATGTCGTCCCTTATAATTAGCATTTGTTTTATATAAAACACTACTTATTAATTTATGGTTTATTTTAGCAGAAAAAATTTTATCCAAAACTTCTATAGAACTTTTTTTTCCATCTAAATTTAATTTATCTAATTTCATTATTTTTTCTTTTTATCTGGTGTTTTTTTTGCTAATTCAGCAACTTTAATTTTTTCATTAATTGTTAGTTTATTAATGTTTTTAACAGAGCCTTTAACTAGAACTTCTGAGTTTTTTGAACCTGGAATTGAGCCTTTTAAATAAAGTAATTCATTTTCTAAATCTGTTTTAATAATTTCAATATTTTGCATAGTTCTTAATTTGTCACCCATATGTCCTGCCATTTTTTTTCCTTTAAAAACTTTTCCTGGATCTTGTCTTTGTCCAGTAGAACCATGAGATCTATGTGAAATTGAAACCCCATGTGTCGCTCTTAAACCACCAAAATTATGTCTTTTCATTGCTCCTGCAAAACCCTTACCTATAGTTTTTGATTTTGTATCGACAAATTTGATATCCTTAAATATTTCAAGTCCAAACTCATTTCCTTCTTTAAAATTTTCAATATTTTCAACTCTGAATTCTTTTAATCTCTTTTTTGCTTCAGTATTTTTTTTTGCAAAATAACCTTTCATTGCTTTTGTAAGCTTTGAATTTTTAATTTTTCCATACCCTAATTGAACGGCTTTATAACCCCTCTTTTCAGTATCAATTACCTGAATAACTCTTGCTTTTTCCATCTTAAGAACTGTTACGGGCACTGACTGTCCAGTTTTATAAAACTCTCTGGTCATTCCAATTTTCTTTCCTATTAAAGCAATATCTCTCATATCTAAATTTTTATCTCTACATCTACACCTGAAGCTAAATCTAATTTCATAAGTGCTTCTACAGTTTGTGGTGTTGGTTCAACTATATCTATTAATCTTTTGTGTGTTCTAGATTCAAATTGTTCTCTACTTTTTTTATCAATGTGCGGTGATCTTAAAACTGTATATCTCTCAATTTTAGTTGGCAGAGGTATTGGACCTTTAATAGTTGCTCCTGTTCTTTTGACAGTGTTCACTATTTCTTCAGTTGATGCATCTAGAACTTTATTATCATATGCTCTTAGTTTAATTCTTATGTTTTGTTTTTCCATTTTAGCCTGCAATCTTTTTTGTTACTTCATCTTGAACATTTTGTGGAACTTTTGAATAATGATCAAAAAACATTGAGTATTGCGCTCTGCCTTGAGACATTGATCTTAAACTATTAATGTAGCCAAACATGTTGGCCAATGGAACCATCGCAGTAATAACCGTAGCATTACCTCTTTGCTCTTGAGTACTTATCTGACCTCTTCTACTATTCAAATCACCAATAACATCACCCATGTAATCCTCAGGTGTTACAACTTCAACCCTCATTACTGGCTCTAAAAGCTTCAATCCACCTTTTGTACATGCTTCTTTAAAACAAGCTCTGCTTGCTAGTTCAAATGCTAATACGCTAGAGTCCACATCATGGTGTAATCCATCTAAAATTGTTACCTTGTAATCTATCATTGGAAATCCAGCAAGTATTCCACCATCTGATATCGTTTCAATTCCTTTTTCAACTCCTGGAATAAACTCTTTTGGAATAGCACCACCTTTAATTTTACTTTCCACTTCTCTTCCTTTGCCAGGCTCTTGTGGTTCTACTAACAATTTAACCTTAGCAAATTGTCCAGCACCACCACTTTGTTTTTTATGTGTGTACTCAACTTCTGATGAAGTTTCTATTGTCTCCCTATATGCAACTTGAGGGGCTCCAACATTTGCCTCTACCTTGAACTCTCGTTTCATTCTATCCACGATAATATCTAAATGTAATTCTCCCATTCCTTTGATAATTGTTTGCCCTGACTCTTCATCTGAAGTAACTCTGAATGAAGGATCTTCTTTAGCCAATCTTCCTAAAGCCTCACCCATTTTTTCTTGATCGGCTTTAGTTTTTGGTTCTACTGCAATTTCTATTACGGGATCCGGGAATTCCATAGGTTCTAAAAGAACACCGTTTTCTTTATCACATAAAGTATGTCCAGTAATAGTATTCTTCAAGCCTGCCAAAGCCACAATATCTCCAGCGTTAGCTTCTTTAATATCCTCTCTTGAATTAGCATGCATCAATAACATTCTTCCAACTCTTTCCTCTTTCTCTTTTGATGAGTTGTAAACGGCAGTTCCAGTTTTAATTGTGCCAGAGTAAATCCTAATAAAAGTCAATGATCCTACAAATGGATCATTTGCAACCTTGAAAGCTAGAGCTGAAAACGGAGCATTATCTTCAAATTTCATTTCCATTTCATCTTCGCTACCTAATTTAGTTCCCTTAATTGAGCCAATGTCAACTGGGCTCGGTAAATAATTGACAACAGCGTCTAATAAAGGTTGTACGCCTTTATTTTTGAAGGCTGATCCAGTCATTACTGGCACAAAATCAAAATTTAAAGTTCCTTTTCGTATACATTTTACTAAATCTTCCTCTTTAATTTCATCTCCATTTAAATATGACTCCATTAATTTTTCATCTTGTTCAACAGCAGCCTCAACTAGTTCAGTTCTATATTTTTCAGAAATTTCTTTTAAATCGGCAGGTATGTCTTTATACTCCCACTCAGCACCTAAGGCTTCATTTTTCCAAACTTGAGCTTTCATTTTTACTAAATCAACAACACCTGTTAGAGACGCTTCGATACCGATAGGAACTTGAATAACCAATGGTTTTGCTCCCAATCTATCTCTTATCATATCTACACATCTAAAAAAATCAGCTCCTGTTCTGTCTAATTTATTCACGAAACAAATTCTTGGAACTTTATATTTATCTGCCTGTCTCCAAACAGTTTCAGATTGAGGTTCAACACCTGCAACACCATCGAAAACTGCTACAGCACCATCTAAAACTTTAAGAGATCTTTCAACTTCAATAGTAAAGTCAACGTGGCCAGGCGTATCGATGATATTTATTCTATGGTCTTGCCAAAAACAAGTTGTTGCAGCTGATGTAATTGTAATCCCTCTTTCTTGCTCTTGCTCCATCCAGTCCATTGTAGCAGCACCATCATGGACTTCTCCAATTTTATGACTCTTACCAGTGTAATATAAAATTCTTTCTGTTGTAGTTGTTTTACCAGCATCAATATGAGCCATGATACCAATATTTCTATATTTATCTAAAGTATGAGTTCTAGACATAATTTTTTACCACCTAAAATGTGCAAATGCTTTATTTGACTCAGCCATTTTATGAACATCTTCCTTTTTTTTTACTGCAGCTCCTTTTTTTTCATAAGCATCATAAAGCTCATTGAAAATCTTATCAGACATATTTTTATCTTTTCTTTTTCTTGCAGAGTCTATTAACCATCTAATTGCTAAAGCTTGAGCTCTTTTATTTTTTACTTCAACTGGAACTTGATAAGTTGCTCCACCGACCCTTCTAGATCTAACTTCAACAGTTGGTTTAATATTATTAATCGCCTCATTAAAAATATTTATAGGCTCATCTTTTGATTTGGTCTTAATTTTTTCTATAGCATCATAAACAATTTTCGAAGCTATACCTCTTTTACCATCGTACATTAAGTTATTTATTAATTTAGGAATAATAGTAGAATTAAATTTTGGGTCTGGAACTATATCTTTTTTTGGTTGTGATTTTTTTCTAGACATTTTTATTTACCCTTTTTAGTTCCGTATAAAGATCTTCTTTTTTTTCTATTTGCAACTCCTTGGGTATCGAGATTTCCTCTTAATATGTGATACCTTACACCAGGCAGATCTTTAACTCTTCCACCTCTTATTAAAACAACTGAGTGCTCTTGCAAATTATGACCTTCACCTGGTATATATGCCGTAACTTCAAAACCATTTGAGAGTCTTACTCTTGCAACTTTTCTAAGTGCCGAGTTAGGTTTCTTTGGAGTAGTTGTATAAACCTTAACACAAACACCTCTTTTTAAAGGTTGTTTCTGTAGAGCGGGAACTTTATTCCTCTTAAGTTGTTTAACTCTCTTTTTTTTTAACAACTGGTTAATTGTTGGCATAAAAATTTAAAATTAATTATATTTTTGATGAAATAACTGACAGATCAATTATGGCAGCGTTTAGTACATTCAATTAGTACTACTTTCCAACCAAAAACATCGCCAAAATACTTATAAATTGAATTTTGTCAAACAAAACCTGTGATTTTAGGCTGTTTTTTCTATTGATTTGCCTGGGTTTCTGAGGCCTCAATCTTTTCTTGCTCAGATAAGAATTTGTTATCATCCTCGAGTGCTTTTTTATTCCATCTATTCTTGATATTTCCTGTTCCAGCAGGCACCAATCTACCAACGATAACATTCTCTTTTAATCCATTTAACGGGTCAATTTTACCTTTAATTGCAGCATCAGTTAAAACTCTTGTAGTTTCTTGGAATGAAGCAGCGGAGATAAATGACTCTGTCTGTAAAGAAGCTTTTGTAATACCCATTAAAACTCTTTCACCTATTGCTGGCGTTTTATTCTCTGATTTGAGTTTTTCATTCATATTTTCAAATTTTATTCTGTCGACTATTTCACCTGGTAAATAAGATGAGTCTCCTGAGGATTTTACTTCCACTTTTTTCAACATTTGTCTTAAAATAGTTTCGATATGTTTATCATTTATGATAACACCTTGTAGTCTGTAAACTTCCTGAACCTGATTAACAAAATATTCAGTTAAATCTTTTATACCCATTATCCTTAAGATATCATGTGGTAAAGGTTGACCATCAAGAAGATATTCGCCTTTTTTAATTTTTTCACCTTGGTTAAAGTTAATATGCTTTCCTTTGGGAATTAAATAATTTGATGGTTCACTTCCGTCTTCAGGAACGATTGAGATTCTTTGTTTGCCTCTAACCTCTTTTCCAAAGATAACTTGCCCATCATTTTCAGCAATTATTGCACTGTCTTTTGCCTTTCTTGCCTCAAATAATTCAGCAACTCTTGGTAGTCCTCCAGTAATATCTTTTGTTTTTGTTGTTTCTTTAGGGAGTCTAGCAATTACATCACCTGCTGAAACTTTTTGTCCATCTTTTACTGATAAGATTGAGTCTGGAACAAGATAATACCTTGCTTCATTATCATCTGCTTTTTTAATAACATTACCTTTTTCATCTCTAAGAGTAATTCTTGGTTTTAAATCAGTGCTTTTTGATTGTGATCTCCAATCTATTACAGACTTAGATGAAATACCGGTGGCGTCATCAGTAGTTTCTTGAATTGAAACTCCATCAATCAAATCAACATAACTTGAAATACCACTTTTTTCAGCAATAACAGGTGTAGTATAAGGATCCCATTCACAGATTTTAGTATTTGCTTTTACTTTGTCACCATTTTTAAAAAATAGTTTTGATCCATAAGCAACTTTATAAACTGCAATTTGTACACCATTGTCATCTTCAATGGAAAGTTGAGTATTACGTCCCATTACAATCAAATTCTTTTTAGAATCTTCTAAAATATTTGAGTTTAAAATCTTTAAAGTTCCCTCACTTTTAGTAACTATTTGTGAATCTTGTTTTACTGAAGCTGTTCCACCAACGTGGAAAGTTCTCATTGTAAGCTGGGTACCAGGTTCTCCGATTGATTGAGCAGAAATCATACCAATGGCTTCACCAACGTGAACCATTTTACCTCTAGACAAATCTCTTCCATAGCAAGTAGCACAAACTCCCTCTTTTGAACTACAAGTCATCACTGAATAAACTTTAAGTGATTTTATTCCAGCAGAATCAATTTTATCACAACCAGCTTCATCTATCATAGTCGATTTTTTTAGAATAATTTCGCCTGTTAAAGGATGTTTTACATCTGAAGCTGTAACTCTACCTAAAGATCTTTCAGATAAACTGACAACAACATTTCCACCTTCTAAAATTTCAGAAAGTTCTATAAATCCTGGGTTATCACAATTCTTTTTAGTAATTGTCAAATCTTGGGCTACGTCACATAATCTTCTAGTTAAATATCCCGAGCTTGCTGTTTTTAATGCTGTGTCAGCTAAACCTTTTCGAGCTCCGTGTGTAGAATTAAAGTATTCTAGGGCAGTTAATCCCTCTTTGAAATTTGACGTAATTGGACTTTCTATAATTTCACCAGAAGGTTTTGCAATAAGACCTCTCATACCAGCTAATTGTTTCATTTGTGCAGCTGAACCTCTGGCTCCACTATCAGCCATCATAAATACTGAGTTAATCTTTAAACCTTCTTCAGTTTTTTCAGTTGCAGAAATACCTTTCATCATTTCACCAGCTACACGATCAGTACATTTTGACCAAGCATCAACAACTTTATTATATTTTTCACCTCTAGTAATAAGTCCTTCAGCATATTGAGTTTCATAATCTGAAATTAATTTTTTTGTATCATCTATTAATTGGGTTTTACTTTTTGGTATAACTAGGTCATCTTTACCAAAAGAAATTCCAGCTTTAAAGGCATGTTTAAAACCTAGATCCTTTAATTTGTCACAGAAAATAACTGTTGTTTTTTGACCACAAAATCTAAAAACAATATCGATCACCTCAGAAACAACTTTTTTAGGTAGTAGTCTATCTACCAATGAAAATTTAATATCTTTGTTTTTTGGTAACAAGTTTGCTAATAAAAATCTACCAGCTGTAGAAGTATATTTTTCATACTTCTTATTTCCATTATCATCAACAGTTTCAAATCTTGATATAATTGTACTATGAACTTTTAGTTGTCCTGAAGACAAAGCGAATTCTATTTGATCTGCGTTAAGAAAATATCCTGCTGGTTTATCAGTTAATGGTTCTTGTGATAAATAGTAAATTCCTAAAATCATATCCTGACTCGGAACTATAATCGGTTTACCATTAGATGGTGATAAAATATTGTTTGTTGATAACATCAATATTCTTGCCTCTAATTGAGCCTCTAAACTTAGTGGAACATGCACTGCCATTTGATCTCCATCAAAGTCCGCATTAAAAGCTGCACACGTTAATGGGTGTAACTCAATAGCATCTCCCTCTATCAATTTAGGTTCAAAAGCTTGGACACCTAATCTATGAAGTGTTGGAGCTCTATTCAATAGAACTGGGTGTTCTCTCACAATTAATTCTAAAGCATCCCACACAGCATTAGTTTCTTTTTCTACAAGTTTTTTTGCTTGCTTAATTGTTGATGCTAACCCCAGTTTATTTAATCTAGCGTATAAAAATGGTTTAAATAGCTCTAATGCCATTTTTTTTGGTAATCCACATTCATGTAATTTTAGATCTGGTCCAACAACGATCACAGATCTTCCAGAATAATCTACACGTTTGCCTAAAAGATTCTGTCTAAATCTACCTTGTTTACCTTTTAACATTTCTGCTAAAGATTTTAATGGTCTTTTACCTGTTCCGGTGATTACTCTGCCTCTTCTACCATTGTCAAATAAGGCATCAACAGACTCTTGTAACATTCTTTTTTCATTTCTAACGATTATGTCAGGAGCTTTAAGATCCATTAATCTTTTTAAACGATTATTTCTATTAATAACTCTTCGGTATAAATCGTTTAAATCTGATGTTGCAAATCTACCACCATCCAAAGGAACTAAAGGTCTTAGTTCAGGTGGTATCACAGGCACAACAGTCATGATCATCCACTCTGGTTTTTGACCTGTATCGATAAAAGACTCTATTAGTTTAAGTCTTTTAATTGCTCTTTCTTCATTAACTTTTGATTTTGTCTCTTTAATGTAATTAACTAGATTTTTCTTTTCTAATTCTAAATCAAGGTTCTTTAGCATTTCTAAAACTGCCTCAGCTCCTATACCAGTAGAGAACGCCTCTTCACCAAATTCATCTTGATATTTTGCTAATTCTTCTTCATTCAAAAGTTGATTTTTTTTCAATCCAGTTAAGCCTGGCTCAATTACGATAAAATTTTCAAAGTAAAGTACTCTCTCAATTTCCTTCAACTTCATATCAACTGCTAAAGCTATTCGGCTAGGTAATGATTTTAAAAACCAAATATGTGCAACTGGAGTAGCGAGATTAATATGACCCATTCTCTCTCTACGAACATTTGATTTTGTAACTTCAACTCCACATTTTTCACAAATTATACCTCTGAATTTCATTCTTTTATATTTTCCACACAGACATTCATAATCCTTAATAGGACCAAATATTCTTGCGCAAAATAATCCATCTTTCTCCGGTCTGAAAGTTCTATAGTTGATTGTCTCAGGTTTTTTTATTTCACCATATGTCCAGGACTTTATTTTCTCAGGACTTGCCAATGAAATTTTTATACTATTAAAATTTTGAGCTTCAGATATCTCAGAA
The DNA window shown above is from Candidatus Pelagibacter sp. RS39 and carries:
- the rplB gene encoding 50S ribosomal protein L2; this translates as MALKTFKPYTKSTRGTILVDRVGLWKGKPFKSLVSPKNSMKGRNNNGHITSINRAGGHKKMYRHVDFYRKKFDSPATVERIEYDPNRSCYIMLVKFEDNSHAYYLAPQKIKVGDKVENGSKKEIKVGNCMPLQDIPVGIDIHNVEIQPGGGGKIARSAGTSVTISGLDGNYSLIKLASGEVRKIDSRSLATIGVLSNPDQKNIKIGKAGRSRWLGRRPHTRGVVKNPVDHPHGGGEGKSAGGRHPVSPKGQSAKGLKTRDNKRTDKFIVKRRNKRKDTK
- the rplW gene encoding 50S ribosomal protein L23 produces the protein MPKIEKIHLYDKILSPLLTEKSTNLSGENKIVFKVRNSANKKNLKNNIEKIFKVNVTKINIINKQNRTKFTRGRKVKVSGFKKAIITLKKGQSIDLTTGI
- the rplD gene encoding 50S ribosomal protein L4; this encodes MKLDKLNLDGKKSSIEVLDKIFSAKINHKLISSVLYKTNANYKGRHAKTKQQNEVAGPTSKIYAQKGTGNARHASRKAPIFVGGGIAHGPKGQLAYKTRKLNKSEKRQSIASLISEKTKNKNLLVLNDFNNPIKKTKEMNLILKKFEITNSLIILDKSSKEKVEKSIRNIPNIKVTDINHFSAFDIIKFKKVVFTESSIKELEKRYA
- the rplC gene encoding 50S ribosomal protein L3, yielding MRDIALIGKKIGMTREFYKTGQSVPVTVLKMEKARVIQVIDTEKRGYKAVQLGYGKIKNSKLTKAMKGYFAKKNTEAKKRLKEFRVENIENFKEGNEFGLEIFKDIKFVDTKSKTIGKGFAGAMKRHNFGGLRATHGVSISHRSHGSTGQRQDPGKVFKGKKMAGHMGDKLRTMQNIEIIKTDLENELLYLKGSIPGSKNSEVLVKGSVKNINKLTINEKIKVAELAKKTPDKKKK
- the rpsJ gene encoding 30S ribosomal protein S10, whose translation is MEKQNIRIKLRAYDNKVLDASTEEIVNTVKRTGATIKGPIPLPTKIERYTVLRSPHIDKKSREQFESRTHKRLIDIVEPTPQTVEALMKLDLASGVDVEIKI
- the fusA gene encoding elongation factor G; protein product: MSRTHTLDKYRNIGIMAHIDAGKTTTTERILYYTGKSHKIGEVHDGAATMDWMEQEQERGITITSAATTCFWQDHRINIIDTPGHVDFTIEVERSLKVLDGAVAVFDGVAGVEPQSETVWRQADKYKVPRICFVNKLDRTGADFFRCVDMIRDRLGAKPLVIQVPIGIEASLTGVVDLVKMKAQVWKNEALGAEWEYKDIPADLKEISEKYRTELVEAAVEQDEKLMESYLNGDEIKEEDLVKCIRKGTLNFDFVPVMTGSAFKNKGVQPLLDAVVNYLPSPVDIGSIKGTKLGSEDEMEMKFEDNAPFSALAFKVANDPFVGSLTFIRIYSGTIKTGTAVYNSSKEKEERVGRMLLMHANSREDIKEANAGDIVALAGLKNTITGHTLCDKENGVLLEPMEFPDPVIEIAVEPKTKADQEKMGEALGRLAKEDPSFRVTSDEESGQTIIKGMGELHLDIIVDRMKREFKVEANVGAPQVAYRETIETSSEVEYTHKKQSGGAGQFAKVKLLVEPQEPGKGREVESKIKGGAIPKEFIPGVEKGIETISDGGILAGFPMIDYKVTILDGLHHDVDSSVLAFELASRACFKEACTKGGLKLLEPVMRVEVVTPEDYMGDVIGDLNSRRGQISTQEQRGNATVITAMVPLANMFGYINSLRSMSQGRAQYSMFFDHYSKVPQNVQDEVTKKIAG
- the rpsG gene encoding 30S ribosomal protein S7 produces the protein MSRKKSQPKKDIVPDPKFNSTIIPKLINNLMYDGKRGIASKIVYDAIEKIKTKSKDEPINIFNEAINNIKPTVEVRSRRVGGATYQVPVEVKNKRAQALAIRWLIDSARKRKDKNMSDKIFNELYDAYEKKGAAVKKKEDVHKMAESNKAFAHFRW
- the rpsL gene encoding 30S ribosomal protein S12, which codes for MPTINQLLKKKRVKQLKRNKVPALQKQPLKRGVCVKVYTTTPKKPNSALRKVARVRLSNGFEVTAYIPGEGHNLQEHSVVLIRGGRVKDLPGVRYHILRGNLDTQGVANRKKRRSLYGTKKGK
- the rpoC gene encoding DNA-directed RNA polymerase subunit beta'; translated protein: MKKELTDLFKNSEISEAQNFNSIKISLASPEKIKSWTYGEIKKPETINYRTFRPEKDGLFCARIFGPIKDYECLCGKYKRMKFRGIICEKCGVEVTKSNVRRERMGHINLATPVAHIWFLKSLPSRIALAVDMKLKEIERVLYFENFIVIEPGLTGLKKNQLLNEEELAKYQDEFGEEAFSTGIGAEAVLEMLKNLDLELEKKNLVNYIKETKSKVNEERAIKRLKLIESFIDTGQKPEWMIMTVVPVIPPELRPLVPLDGGRFATSDLNDLYRRVINRNNRLKRLMDLKAPDIIVRNEKRMLQESVDALFDNGRRGRVITGTGKRPLKSLAEMLKGKQGRFRQNLLGKRVDYSGRSVIVVGPDLKLHECGLPKKMALELFKPFLYARLNKLGLASTIKQAKKLVEKETNAVWDALELIVREHPVLLNRAPTLHRLGVQAFEPKLIEGDAIELHPLTCAAFNADFDGDQMAVHVPLSLEAQLEARILMLSTNNILSPSNGKPIIVPSQDMILGIYYLSQEPLTDKPAGYFLNADQIEFALSSGQLKVHSTIISRFETVDDNGNKKYEKYTSTAGRFLLANLLPKNKDIKFSLVDRLLPKKVVSEVIDIVFRFCGQKTTVIFCDKLKDLGFKHAFKAGISFGKDDLVIPKSKTQLIDDTKKLISDYETQYAEGLITRGEKYNKVVDAWSKCTDRVAGEMMKGISATEKTEEGLKINSVFMMADSGARGSAAQMKQLAGMRGLIAKPSGEIIESPITSNFKEGLTALEYFNSTHGARKGLADTALKTASSGYLTRRLCDVAQDLTITKKNCDNPGFIELSEILEGGNVVVSLSERSLGRVTASDVKHPLTGEIILKKSTMIDEAGCDKIDSAGIKSLKVYSVMTCSSKEGVCATCYGRDLSRGKMVHVGEAIGMISAQSIGEPGTQLTMRTFHVGGTASVKQDSQIVTKSEGTLKILNSNILEDSKKNLIVMGRNTQLSIEDDNGVQIAVYKVAYGSKLFFKNGDKVKANTKICEWDPYTTPVIAEKSGISSYVDLIDGVSIQETTDDATGISSKSVIDWRSQSKSTDLKPRITLRDEKGNVIKKADDNEARYYLVPDSILSVKDGQKVSAGDVIARLPKETTKTKDITGGLPRVAELFEARKAKDSAIIAENDGQVIFGKEVRGKQRISIVPEDGSEPSNYLIPKGKHINFNQGEKIKKGEYLLDGQPLPHDILRIMGIKDLTEYFVNQVQEVYRLQGVIINDKHIETILRQMLKKVEVKSSGDSSYLPGEIVDRIKFENMNEKLKSENKTPAIGERVLMGITKASLQTESFISAASFQETTRVLTDAAIKGKIDPLNGLKENVIVGRLVPAGTGNIKNRWNKKALEDDNKFLSEQEKIEASETQANQ